Proteins found in one Corynebacterium sanguinis genomic segment:
- the purQ gene encoding phosphoribosylformylglycinamidine synthase subunit PurQ has protein sequence MTASIGVITFPGTLDDVDALRAVRLAGAKPVELWHADSDLFGVDAVVVPGGFSYGDYLRSGAIAAQAPMMGAVIDAANKGMPVLGICNGFQILTEAGLLPGALTRNQNLLFHCIDTYLTVENNTTAWTSGFESGSKIFVPAKHGEGRFQADPETIERLEGEGRVVFRYTDNFNGSINSIAGVTNETGRIVGLMPHPEHAIETLTGPSVDGLGLFLSAISSIGA, from the coding sequence ATGACGGCTTCCATCGGGGTCATCACTTTCCCGGGCACGCTTGACGACGTCGACGCGCTGCGCGCCGTACGCCTCGCGGGGGCGAAGCCCGTCGAGCTGTGGCACGCCGACAGCGACCTTTTTGGCGTTGACGCCGTCGTCGTCCCCGGCGGTTTCTCCTACGGCGACTACCTGCGCTCCGGCGCGATTGCCGCGCAGGCGCCGATGATGGGCGCCGTTATCGACGCGGCGAACAAGGGCATGCCGGTTCTCGGGATTTGCAACGGCTTCCAGATCCTCACCGAGGCCGGCCTGCTGCCGGGAGCGCTGACCCGCAACCAAAACCTGTTGTTTCACTGCATCGACACGTACCTGACGGTGGAAAACAACACCACCGCCTGGACCTCGGGCTTCGAGTCGGGCTCCAAGATCTTCGTCCCCGCCAAGCACGGCGAGGGTCGCTTCCAGGCTGACCCCGAAACCATCGAGCGTTTGGAAGGCGAGGGCCGGGTGGTCTTCCGCTACACCGACAACTTCAACGGCTCGATCAACTCGATCGCGGGCGTGACCAACGAAACCGGGCGCATCGTCGGGCTCATGCCGCACCCGGAGCACGCCATCGAGACGCTAACCGGCCCGTCCGTCGACGGCCTCGGCCTGTTTCTGTCCGCCATCTCTTCGATCGGAGCGTAA
- a CDS encoding acyl-CoA thioesterase, translating into MESPVATTKSPFVTLRFMAAPDDVILAGAQGVSGGRVLEWIDKAAYACAVQWSGTYCVTAYVGHIHFTRPIPSGHLVEVRSRIAMTGRTSMHIVNEVLSADPREGVFTRACDCLVIFVAKDPKTNETMQVPTFVPSTDEEERVLDAALSRIDLRNAIEAEMKGQTYTNDSTAPRLIHRFLAKPTDINWGGKVHGGSAMEWIDEAGVACTMEWSGERTVAVYAGGIRFKKPISIGDLVEVDARITRTEARSMNLVIQVRSGNPRGGRDALTPAIHATFTYVGVDIDGEPLAARQYTPVTDEDKRLWEHTKKLKDLRQEYAPMPLVRPLDAQQRLD; encoded by the coding sequence ATGGAATCCCCCGTTGCTACGACGAAATCCCCCTTTGTCACCCTGCGCTTTATGGCCGCGCCTGACGACGTCATCCTTGCCGGGGCCCAGGGCGTATCCGGCGGGCGAGTCCTCGAATGGATCGACAAGGCCGCCTACGCCTGCGCCGTTCAATGGTCGGGAACCTACTGCGTTACCGCATACGTCGGGCACATCCACTTCACACGCCCCATCCCCTCCGGGCACCTTGTCGAGGTGCGCTCGCGCATCGCCATGACGGGGCGCACCTCCATGCACATTGTCAACGAGGTGCTCTCCGCCGACCCGCGCGAGGGCGTGTTTACCCGCGCCTGCGACTGCCTAGTCATCTTCGTGGCCAAAGACCCGAAGACGAACGAGACCATGCAGGTGCCCACCTTCGTGCCCTCGACGGACGAGGAAGAGCGAGTGCTCGACGCCGCGCTGTCGCGCATCGACCTGCGCAACGCCATCGAAGCGGAGATGAAGGGGCAGACCTACACCAACGATTCCACCGCCCCGCGCCTGATCCACCGGTTCCTGGCCAAGCCGACGGACATCAACTGGGGCGGCAAGGTCCACGGCGGCAGCGCGATGGAATGGATCGACGAGGCGGGCGTGGCCTGCACCATGGAGTGGTCCGGCGAGCGCACTGTTGCCGTGTACGCAGGCGGCATCCGCTTTAAAAAGCCGATCTCCATCGGCGACCTGGTCGAGGTTGACGCGCGTATCACGCGCACCGAGGCCCGCTCGATGAACCTGGTGATCCAGGTGCGCTCGGGCAACCCGCGCGGCGGCCGCGACGCGCTGACCCCCGCGATCCACGCGACGTTTACCTATGTCGGCGTCGACATCGACGGCGAGCCCCTAGCCGCACGCCAGTACACGCCGGTCACCGACGAGGACAAGCGGCTCTGGGAGCACACGAAGAAGCTCAAGGACCTGCGCCAAGAGTATGCCCCGATGCCGCTGGTGCGCCCCTTGGACGCCCAGCAGCGGCTGGACTAG
- the purS gene encoding phosphoribosylformylglycinamidine synthase subunit PurS, whose product MARVVVNVMPKAEILDPQGQAVLRALGRIGVSGVADVRQGKRFEIEVDDSVSDAELERVAQTLLANTVIEDFEVVR is encoded by the coding sequence ATGGCACGTGTCGTTGTAAATGTCATGCCGAAAGCAGAGATTCTTGATCCCCAGGGACAGGCTGTCCTGCGCGCGCTCGGCCGGATTGGGGTGAGCGGCGTCGCCGATGTGCGCCAGGGCAAGCGATTTGAGATCGAGGTCGACGATTCCGTCTCGGACGCCGAGCTCGAGCGCGTCGCACAGACCCTGCTCGCCAACACCGTCATCGAGGACTTCGAGGTCGTTCGATGA
- a CDS encoding DUF3073 domain-containing protein produces MGRGRAKAKQTKVARQLKYQTPEMDLDSLQRELAGQSPARSYSDTDDEVDDRFSDYPDWDADGRR; encoded by the coding sequence ATGGGTCGCGGACGCGCCAAAGCAAAGCAGACCAAGGTTGCTCGCCAGCTCAAGTACCAAACGCCTGAGATGGATCTCGATTCGCTGCAGCGCGAACTCGCAGGCCAGTCCCCGGCCCGGAGCTACAGCGATACCGATGACGAGGTGGATGACCGCTTCTCTGACTACCCCGACTGGGACGCAGACGGTCGCCGCTAG
- the purL gene encoding phosphoribosylformylglycinamidine synthase subunit PurL, translated as MTVHNDTVDNAKATPEHAQPYRELGLKDDEYQRIVEILGRRPTDAELTVYSVMWSEHCSYKSSKVHLRYFGETMTEEMGSKLLAGIGENAGVVDIGGGDAVTFRVESHNHPSFIEPYQGAATGVGGIVRDIMAMGARPIAVMDQLRFGPADAADTKRVLPGVIAGIGGYGNCLGLPNIGGETVFDETYASNPLVNALCVGTLKVEDLKLAFASGSGNKVILFGSRTGLDGIGGVSVLASESFEDGAERKLPAVQVGDPFAEKVLIECCLELYHSGVVVGIQDLGGAGLACATSELAASGDGGMRVDLDAVPLRAENMTGAEILASESQERMCAVVEPNNVERFMEICAKWDVNAAVIGEVTGEADRLVVSHNGEVVVDAPPSTIADEAPVYDRPWARPAWQDDVQQPAEVDKSVALGDAWLRIVASPALCSRDFITQQYDRYVRGNTVQAKYANSGVLRINEESNRGVAVSADASGRYTFLDPNMGARLALAEAYRNVAVTGARPVAITNCLNFGSPENPDVMWQFREAVHGLADGAVELGIPVSGGNVSFYNQTGDTPILPTPVVGVLGVIDNVEQTIGHALPDPADSTVQRDFKLLLLGATHDEFGGSVWQEVSGQKLSGLPPQVDLANEQRLAEFFADSEGISAAHDLSEGGLAQAVFEMLLGSGKGAELDVTGVHDDAFTALFSESASRVLVAVTADRLDIAVQSATEAGIPVAVLGSTNETGEITVAGETVSIAQLAEAWSATLPGLFDHALAPNAPV; from the coding sequence ATGACCGTGCACAACGACACCGTCGACAACGCGAAGGCGACGCCTGAGCACGCCCAGCCGTACCGCGAACTGGGCTTAAAAGACGACGAGTACCAGCGCATCGTCGAGATCCTCGGGCGCCGCCCCACCGACGCTGAGCTGACCGTGTACTCCGTGATGTGGTCCGAGCACTGCTCGTACAAGTCCTCCAAGGTGCACCTGCGGTACTTCGGTGAGACCATGACGGAGGAGATGGGCTCCAAGCTGCTGGCCGGCATCGGTGAGAACGCCGGTGTGGTGGACATTGGGGGCGGTGACGCGGTGACCTTCCGCGTCGAATCGCATAACCACCCCTCCTTCATCGAGCCCTACCAGGGTGCGGCCACGGGCGTGGGCGGCATCGTCCGCGACATCATGGCCATGGGCGCGCGCCCGATTGCGGTGATGGATCAGCTGCGCTTCGGCCCCGCCGACGCGGCCGACACCAAGCGCGTCTTGCCGGGTGTGATTGCGGGCATCGGCGGCTACGGCAACTGCTTGGGGTTGCCCAACATCGGTGGCGAAACGGTGTTCGACGAGACCTACGCGTCTAACCCGCTGGTCAACGCGCTGTGCGTGGGCACGCTCAAGGTCGAAGACCTCAAGCTCGCGTTCGCCTCGGGGTCCGGCAACAAGGTGATCCTCTTCGGCTCCCGCACCGGGCTCGACGGCATCGGCGGCGTGTCCGTGCTCGCGTCGGAGTCTTTCGAGGACGGCGCCGAGCGCAAGCTGCCGGCCGTGCAGGTCGGCGACCCGTTCGCGGAGAAGGTGCTCATCGAGTGCTGCCTCGAGCTCTACCACTCCGGCGTGGTCGTGGGCATCCAGGATCTCGGTGGGGCCGGCCTCGCGTGCGCCACCTCCGAGTTGGCCGCCTCCGGCGACGGCGGGATGCGTGTCGACCTCGACGCGGTGCCGCTGCGCGCCGAGAACATGACCGGCGCGGAGATCCTCGCCTCCGAATCCCAGGAGCGCATGTGCGCCGTGGTCGAGCCCAATAACGTCGAGCGCTTTATGGAAATCTGCGCGAAGTGGGACGTCAACGCCGCGGTGATCGGCGAGGTCACCGGTGAGGCGGACCGCCTGGTCGTGTCCCACAACGGCGAGGTCGTGGTGGACGCGCCGCCGTCGACCATCGCGGACGAGGCCCCCGTCTACGACCGCCCGTGGGCCCGCCCCGCGTGGCAGGACGACGTGCAGCAGCCCGCCGAGGTGGACAAGTCCGTCGCACTCGGCGACGCGTGGCTGCGCATCGTCGCCTCCCCGGCGCTGTGCTCGCGCGACTTCATCACCCAGCAGTACGACCGCTACGTGCGCGGCAACACCGTGCAGGCGAAGTACGCCAACTCCGGCGTGCTGCGCATCAACGAGGAGAGCAACCGCGGCGTCGCCGTGTCTGCGGACGCCTCGGGCCGCTACACCTTCCTCGACCCGAACATGGGCGCGCGCCTCGCGCTCGCCGAGGCCTACCGCAACGTCGCTGTCACCGGGGCGCGCCCCGTGGCGATCACCAACTGCCTGAACTTCGGCTCCCCCGAGAATCCGGACGTGATGTGGCAGTTCCGCGAGGCCGTTCACGGGTTAGCCGACGGCGCCGTGGAGCTGGGGATCCCCGTCTCCGGCGGAAACGTGTCCTTCTACAACCAGACCGGCGACACCCCGATTCTGCCGACGCCCGTTGTGGGCGTCCTCGGCGTGATTGACAACGTCGAGCAGACCATCGGGCACGCGCTGCCGGATCCCGCCGACAGCACCGTGCAGCGCGACTTCAAGCTGCTTCTGTTGGGTGCAACCCACGACGAGTTCGGCGGATCGGTGTGGCAAGAGGTCTCCGGCCAGAAGCTCAGCGGCCTGCCGCCGCAGGTGGACCTTGCCAATGAGCAGCGCCTCGCCGAGTTCTTCGCCGACAGCGAGGGCATCTCCGCAGCGCACGACCTCTCGGAAGGTGGCCTGGCGCAGGCGGTGTTCGAGATGCTGCTCGGCTCCGGCAAGGGCGCGGAGCTGGACGTCACCGGGGTGCACGACGACGCGTTTACCGCGCTGTTTTCGGAGTCCGCCTCGCGTGTGCTCGTCGCCGTGACGGCCGACCGCCTCGACATCGCGGTGCAGAGCGCGACCGAAGCGGGCATTCCGGTGGCCGTCCTCGGCTCGACGAACGAAACCGGGGAGATCACCGTGGCTGGCGAAACAGTGTCGATCGCGCAGCTCGCCGAGGCGTGGAGTGCAACCCTGCCGGGGCTGTTCGACCACGCGCTGGCGCCGAACGCCCCGGTTTAG
- a CDS encoding ExeM/NucH family extracellular endonuclease has protein sequence MSLNRALSTVISIAIAAGTVSVIAPGASAAPDGSGIVINEVYGGGGNNGSVYSNDFVELFNPTASPIDVTGWTIEQRSAANNVGQRATLSGSVPARGYLLVQGAKGNAQTGALPTPDNTSGMTFSGTDAVAALLDASGTTVDLVGWGKATAYEGSPAKATSNATSVQRKSEGVDTDNNAADFVVAAPTPKNSASAGPVDPVDPVDPVDPVDPVDPVDPVEPGAVTPIADIQGTGDVSPLSGQNVVTEGVVTAVYNEGGKNGFYLQTAASGTEEKKPGDASDGIFVYMGSRTDYPAIGASVRVAGGVSEFYTVTQITASAITALEAPLAAPAAIEIPTLPAGNEAREPYEGMLVRPVGDYTVTNNYSLNSFGEVGLAPGASAHRTPTDVVLPGAEANALQAKQDAEVVYLDDGRTRNYLNNDSSTPLPYLVTSDQGIKSLRAGDQVDFQTDVVVDFSHNFWRFQPLEPITGKNAADELPIAWQDSRAATLEVPASVRGEYSIASFNVLNYFTTLGEDVAGCSAYTDIYGNGVSARDCKVRGAYSQAAFEDQQAKIVDAINRLDVSVLGLEEIENTYAVTGDVARRDEALRTLVDALNAAGGNWAYAESPAELGTDEDVIRVAFIYNKAEVEPVGESRIFDDPAFTGTARQPLAQEFKPVGADDSKSFVAIVNHFKSKGSVANGDADTGDGQGNNAQVRVAQSTALIGVLKEQDDWANKPTFIVGDLNSYSREDAVRYLEQEGFSNIASRREFDNASYQFAGQLGSLDHVMGNEAAMKLVKDAAVWNINADESVAFEYSRRNYNAQDFFGADNPFRSSDHDPVKVGFGFDASAPTDPVDPVDPVEPPVAAGSSIGGILGALLVGTGLVALISALVNMLFPDAVQSILSRFGL, from the coding sequence ATGTCATTGAATCGCGCTCTGAGCACTGTTATCTCCATCGCCATCGCCGCCGGCACCGTCTCTGTCATCGCCCCGGGCGCGAGTGCCGCGCCCGACGGCTCCGGAATCGTCATTAACGAGGTCTACGGCGGGGGTGGCAACAATGGCTCGGTCTACTCCAACGACTTCGTCGAGCTGTTTAACCCGACGGCCTCGCCTATCGACGTCACGGGCTGGACCATTGAGCAGCGCTCCGCCGCCAACAACGTTGGTCAACGCGCCACGCTTTCCGGCTCCGTCCCTGCCCGCGGCTATCTCCTTGTCCAGGGCGCGAAGGGCAACGCCCAGACCGGTGCCCTGCCAACCCCGGACAACACCTCCGGGATGACCTTCTCCGGCACCGACGCTGTCGCAGCGCTTCTCGACGCCTCCGGGACCACCGTCGACCTCGTGGGCTGGGGCAAAGCCACTGCTTACGAGGGTAGCCCCGCAAAGGCAACCTCGAACGCCACCTCCGTTCAACGCAAGAGCGAGGGCGTGGACACGGACAACAACGCCGCCGACTTTGTCGTGGCCGCTCCGACGCCGAAGAACTCCGCGTCGGCGGGCCCTGTAGATCCGGTTGACCCCGTGGATCCCGTCGACCCGGTTGATCCGGTAGATCCGGTTGACCCCGTCGAGCCCGGCGCGGTGACCCCGATCGCTGACATCCAGGGCACCGGCGACGTCTCCCCGCTCAGCGGGCAGAACGTGGTTACCGAAGGCGTCGTCACGGCGGTGTACAACGAGGGCGGCAAGAACGGCTTCTACCTGCAGACCGCAGCTTCCGGCACCGAGGAGAAGAAGCCGGGCGATGCTTCCGACGGCATCTTCGTCTACATGGGTTCACGCACCGACTACCCCGCGATCGGCGCCTCGGTGCGCGTCGCGGGCGGCGTCAGCGAGTTCTACACCGTGACCCAGATCACTGCATCGGCCATCACCGCGCTGGAGGCGCCGCTGGCCGCTCCGGCCGCGATCGAAATCCCCACCCTGCCGGCCGGCAACGAGGCCCGCGAGCCCTACGAGGGCATGCTCGTGCGCCCAGTGGGCGACTACACCGTGACCAACAACTACTCGCTGAACTCCTTCGGCGAGGTGGGCCTCGCCCCCGGCGCGTCCGCGCACCGCACCCCCACCGACGTGGTGCTGCCCGGAGCGGAGGCCAACGCGCTCCAGGCGAAGCAGGACGCCGAGGTTGTCTACCTTGACGACGGCCGCACGCGCAACTACCTCAACAACGACTCCTCCACCCCGCTGCCCTACCTGGTGACGTCGGACCAGGGGATCAAGTCGCTGCGCGCCGGCGACCAGGTCGATTTCCAGACCGACGTCGTCGTCGATTTCTCGCACAACTTCTGGCGCTTCCAGCCGCTGGAGCCGATCACCGGCAAGAACGCGGCCGACGAGTTGCCGATTGCGTGGCAGGACTCGCGCGCGGCGACCCTTGAGGTTCCGGCTTCCGTGCGCGGTGAGTACTCCATCGCGTCGTTTAACGTGCTCAACTACTTCACCACCCTGGGCGAGGACGTCGCTGGCTGCAGCGCCTACACCGACATCTACGGCAACGGCGTGTCCGCGCGCGATTGCAAGGTGCGCGGCGCGTACTCGCAAGCAGCGTTCGAGGACCAGCAAGCGAAGATCGTCGACGCCATCAACCGCCTGGACGTCAGCGTCCTCGGCCTGGAGGAAATCGAAAACACCTACGCCGTCACCGGCGATGTCGCACGCCGCGATGAGGCTCTGCGCACGCTTGTCGACGCCCTCAACGCCGCCGGCGGCAACTGGGCCTACGCCGAGTCCCCGGCCGAGCTGGGCACCGACGAGGACGTGATCCGCGTGGCGTTCATTTACAACAAGGCCGAGGTGGAGCCGGTTGGCGAATCGCGCATCTTCGACGACCCCGCGTTCACCGGCACCGCGCGCCAGCCTCTGGCCCAGGAGTTCAAGCCGGTTGGCGCGGACGACTCCAAGAGCTTCGTGGCGATTGTCAACCACTTCAAATCCAAGGGGTCCGTCGCGAACGGCGATGCGGACACCGGCGACGGCCAGGGTAACAACGCTCAGGTGCGCGTCGCGCAGTCCACGGCCCTGATCGGGGTGCTCAAGGAACAGGACGACTGGGCCAACAAGCCGACCTTCATCGTGGGCGACCTGAACTCCTACTCCAGGGAGGACGCCGTGCGCTACCTCGAGCAGGAGGGCTTTAGCAACATCGCTTCTCGACGCGAGTTCGATAACGCCTCCTACCAGTTCGCTGGCCAGCTCGGCTCACTCGACCACGTGATGGGCAACGAGGCCGCAATGAAGCTGGTCAAGGACGCGGCGGTGTGGAACATCAACGCCGACGAATCCGTCGCCTTCGAGTACTCCCGCCGCAACTACAACGCGCAGGACTTCTTCGGGGCCGACAATCCCTTCCGCTCCTCCGACCACGACCCGGTCAAGGTCGGGTTCGGCTTCGACGCCTCGGC
- the purF gene encoding amidophosphoribosyltransferase: MQTLSTQETHEDIPHDECGVFGVWAPGEDVSKLAYFGLFALQHRGQEGAGIAVGDHEKIVVFKDTGLVSQVFDESILDALQGDVAVGHTRYSTTGGDSWENVQPMFRTSPNGTDVALAHNGNLTNYQDLQARAIERKLIPPQGVEGQGSSSDTAVVSALLTDAIRDDSSLLDAARTLLPTIEGAFCFMFTDGHTLYAARDPHGVRPLSLGRLERGWVIASETCALDIVGATYVRDVEPGELITIDETGVHTERFAETPKAHCVFEYVYLARPDSVIASRSVHATRIEIGKRLSHVDPVEGELVMPVPESGTPAAIGYAEESGIPFKQGLMKNAYVGRTFIQPSDTLRQLGLRLKLNPVREIIEGKRLIVVDDSIVRGNTQRKLIKMLREAGAAEVHVRIASPPVKWPCFYGIDFASPGELIANNGSGFDDEAARDSIRTMIGADSLAFVSTDDMIASTRQPADNLCTACFTGSYPLGLPEGNSNAELVRRMQKGEH; the protein is encoded by the coding sequence GTGCAAACCTTGAGTACTCAGGAAACTCACGAGGACATTCCCCACGACGAATGCGGTGTGTTCGGCGTGTGGGCTCCCGGGGAGGACGTGTCCAAACTCGCCTATTTCGGGCTCTTCGCCCTGCAGCACCGCGGCCAGGAGGGCGCGGGCATCGCAGTGGGCGACCACGAGAAGATCGTGGTGTTCAAGGACACGGGACTTGTCTCCCAGGTGTTTGATGAATCCATCTTGGACGCCCTGCAGGGCGACGTCGCGGTCGGCCATACCCGCTACTCCACAACCGGTGGCGATAGCTGGGAAAACGTCCAGCCGATGTTTCGGACCTCGCCGAACGGCACGGATGTGGCGCTGGCGCACAACGGCAACCTGACCAACTACCAGGACCTGCAGGCCAGGGCGATTGAACGCAAGCTGATCCCGCCGCAGGGCGTGGAGGGCCAGGGCTCATCCTCGGACACCGCGGTCGTCTCCGCGCTGCTTACCGACGCGATCCGCGACGACAGCTCGCTTCTCGACGCCGCCCGCACCCTCCTACCCACCATCGAGGGTGCCTTCTGCTTCATGTTTACAGACGGGCACACGCTCTACGCTGCCCGCGACCCGCACGGCGTGCGCCCGTTGTCGCTGGGCCGGCTCGAGCGCGGCTGGGTCATTGCCTCCGAGACGTGCGCCCTGGACATCGTCGGCGCAACGTACGTGCGCGACGTCGAACCCGGCGAGCTGATTACTATCGACGAGACCGGCGTGCACACCGAGCGCTTCGCCGAGACGCCGAAGGCGCACTGCGTCTTCGAGTACGTCTACCTGGCGCGCCCGGACTCCGTCATCGCGTCTCGTTCGGTGCACGCAACGCGCATCGAGATTGGAAAGCGCTTGTCCCACGTCGACCCGGTCGAGGGTGAGCTGGTGATGCCGGTTCCGGAATCGGGCACGCCCGCGGCAATTGGCTACGCGGAGGAGTCGGGTATCCCGTTCAAGCAGGGGTTGATGAAGAACGCCTACGTGGGCCGTACCTTCATCCAGCCCTCGGACACCCTGCGCCAGCTAGGGCTTCGCTTGAAGCTGAACCCGGTGCGCGAGATTATTGAGGGCAAGCGCCTGATCGTGGTCGACGATTCCATTGTGCGCGGCAACACGCAGCGCAAGTTGATTAAGATGCTGCGCGAGGCGGGCGCGGCCGAGGTGCACGTGCGCATCGCGTCGCCGCCGGTGAAGTGGCCGTGCTTCTATGGCATTGACTTCGCCAGCCCGGGCGAGCTGATCGCTAATAACGGCAGCGGGTTCGACGACGAGGCGGCGCGTGATTCGATCCGCACTATGATCGGGGCAGATTCATTGGCGTTTGTGTCCACCGACGACATGATCGCGTCCACGAGGCAGCCTGCGGACAATCTCTGTACCGCCTGCTTCACGGGCAGTTACCCGCTGGGGTTGCCGGAGGGCAACTCCAACGCCGAGCTCGTCCGCCGCATGCAGAAAGGTGAACACTAG
- a CDS encoding sterol carrier family protein, with protein sequence MSARKSDPHTTRLAVEAVAEWLRGEVTATPKRPLLADACRTTARTLADELPGHAVELRVPPFVAVQCVSGPRHTRGTPPNVVEMNPETWLKVATGLESFAEALADGRIEASGSRAGEIASALPVIALQVG encoded by the coding sequence ATGAGTGCGCGTAAGAGCGATCCCCACACCACGCGGCTGGCGGTCGAGGCGGTGGCCGAGTGGCTGCGCGGCGAGGTCACAGCAACGCCAAAGCGCCCGCTGCTTGCCGACGCCTGCCGCACGACGGCCCGCACGCTTGCCGACGAGCTCCCCGGCCACGCGGTCGAACTTCGGGTCCCGCCGTTCGTGGCGGTGCAGTGCGTCTCCGGCCCGCGGCACACCCGCGGCACACCGCCGAACGTGGTGGAGATGAACCCGGAGACGTGGCTGAAGGTAGCGACCGGGCTTGAGTCCTTCGCCGAGGCGCTCGCGGATGGCCGAATTGAGGCTTCGGGTTCCCGCGCGGGGGAGATCGCGAGCGCGCTTCCCGTGATTGCTCTACAGGTGGGGTAA
- the purM gene encoding phosphoribosylformylglycinamidine cyclo-ligase has translation MTTNHNAEAGPVSYASAGVSIEAGDKAVELFAPLAKRASRPEVRGGLGGFAGLFALGKYREPLLAAGSDGVGTKLAVAQAMDKHDTIGIDLVAMCVDDLVVCGAEPLFLQDYIAIGKVVPEKVAQIVAGIAEGCVQAGCALLGGETAEHPGVMNPDDYDVSATAVGVVEADELLGPDRVHEGDVVIAMASSGLHSNGYSLARHVLLERAGLPLDGYVEELGRTLGEEMLEPTKIYALDCLALASECSVRTFCHVTGGGLVGNVERIIPEGKVAEMNRATWSPSPIFRFIQSVGEVAQEEMEKTFNMGVGMVAVVAPEDRDRTLAILAARHIESWVIGELRASGEGETARAVLSGSHPQF, from the coding sequence ATGACGACCAACCACAACGCCGAGGCCGGCCCGGTCTCGTACGCGTCCGCGGGCGTATCCATTGAGGCCGGTGACAAGGCGGTCGAGCTGTTCGCGCCGTTAGCAAAGCGGGCCTCGCGCCCCGAGGTGCGCGGCGGGCTGGGCGGCTTCGCCGGGCTGTTCGCGCTGGGGAAGTACCGTGAGCCGCTGCTGGCCGCCGGCTCCGACGGGGTGGGTACCAAGCTCGCCGTCGCACAGGCGATGGATAAGCACGACACGATCGGCATTGACCTGGTCGCAATGTGCGTCGACGACCTCGTGGTCTGTGGCGCCGAGCCGCTGTTCCTGCAGGACTACATCGCCATTGGCAAGGTCGTTCCGGAAAAGGTGGCCCAGATCGTGGCGGGTATCGCCGAGGGCTGCGTTCAGGCGGGCTGCGCCCTGCTCGGCGGGGAGACCGCAGAGCACCCAGGGGTGATGAACCCGGATGACTACGACGTCTCCGCCACCGCCGTCGGCGTGGTCGAGGCCGACGAGCTGCTGGGCCCCGATCGGGTCCACGAGGGTGATGTCGTGATCGCGATGGCGTCGTCAGGCCTGCACTCCAACGGCTACTCCCTGGCGCGCCACGTGCTCCTAGAGCGCGCCGGGCTGCCGCTCGACGGTTACGTCGAGGAGCTGGGCCGCACGCTCGGCGAGGAAATGCTCGAGCCGACGAAGATCTACGCACTGGACTGCCTGGCCCTGGCTTCGGAGTGTTCGGTGCGGACCTTCTGCCACGTCACCGGTGGTGGGCTGGTGGGCAACGTGGAGCGCATCATTCCCGAGGGCAAGGTTGCGGAGATGAACCGCGCCACGTGGTCGCCGTCGCCGATCTTCCGCTTCATCCAGTCCGTGGGCGAGGTCGCCCAGGAGGAGATGGAGAAGACCTTCAACATGGGTGTGGGCATGGTTGCCGTCGTCGCCCCGGAGGACCGGGACCGTACCCTCGCGATCCTCGCGGCTCGCCACATCGAGAGCTGGGTCATTGGCGAGCTGCGTGCTAGCGGCGAGGGTGAGACCGCTCGCGCGGTCCTGTCGGGCAGCCACCCGCAGTTCTAG